The following coding sequences lie in one Flagellimonas eckloniae genomic window:
- a CDS encoding aldehyde dehydrogenase (NADP(+)): protein MMISGKNSIGNNFSAMGTDVFYAKNPSSGEQLKTKYHEATVSEVNEAIVLAEKAFVQYREKTGFEKASFLDAIADELFQIENDVVDLCGQETGLPEGRLKGELGRTTNQLRLFASLLRDGSWVDARIDFANSDRKPLPKPDIRQMQIALGPVGIFGASNFPLAFSVAGGDTASALAAGCTIVVKAHPLHPGTSELVGQAILKAAKTCNMPNGVFSLVQGVSNDVGLAMVRNPLIKAIGFTGSYGGGKALFDEAAKREEPIPVYAEMGSSNPVFILPKALEDNQEALPEGLSNSVQLGVGQFCTNPGLTILQDSEKVRDFEQKLQNSISLSQSATMLSESIHKNYTKGLEKLKSKDSVTLVSSGKQQEMPTQGVAEVLSVTAANFLKDMELEEEVFGPSTLLVHAKDKIEVLAIAKNLTGHLTATVHGTEEDLREYSDLLKILERKVGRLLINGFPTGVEVCHSMVHGGPFPATTDARMTSVGTAAITRFTRPFCFQNFPDSLLPDELKTENPLKIFRVENGKTVVP from the coding sequence ATGATGATTAGTGGAAAGAATAGTATTGGAAACAATTTTTCAGCCATGGGAACCGATGTTTTTTATGCAAAGAATCCTTCTTCTGGGGAACAATTGAAAACGAAGTACCATGAAGCTACCGTTTCAGAAGTAAATGAAGCCATTGTACTTGCAGAAAAGGCATTTGTTCAATATCGTGAGAAGACCGGATTTGAAAAAGCATCGTTTTTGGATGCTATTGCTGATGAATTGTTCCAGATTGAAAATGATGTGGTTGATTTGTGTGGACAAGAGACAGGACTTCCTGAAGGTAGGCTTAAAGGTGAACTTGGACGAACAACGAATCAGTTAAGGTTGTTTGCTTCCCTTTTGAGAGATGGATCTTGGGTTGATGCAAGAATAGACTTTGCGAACTCAGATAGAAAACCCTTACCCAAACCAGATATTAGACAAATGCAAATTGCTCTTGGTCCTGTGGGCATTTTTGGAGCAAGTAATTTTCCGTTGGCATTTTCTGTGGCGGGTGGTGACACTGCATCTGCCTTGGCCGCTGGTTGTACAATTGTAGTTAAAGCACATCCATTGCACCCTGGAACATCAGAATTGGTTGGGCAGGCAATATTAAAAGCTGCGAAAACCTGCAATATGCCTAATGGTGTATTTTCTTTGGTTCAAGGAGTTTCTAATGATGTAGGATTGGCAATGGTTCGAAATCCATTGATAAAAGCTATTGGCTTTACGGGATCCTATGGAGGAGGAAAGGCGCTATTTGATGAGGCAGCAAAACGAGAAGAACCTATACCGGTATATGCAGAAATGGGAAGTAGTAATCCCGTTTTTATACTTCCAAAAGCTCTGGAAGATAATCAAGAAGCCTTGCCAGAAGGCTTGTCAAATTCGGTTCAATTAGGAGTTGGTCAATTCTGTACCAACCCGGGCTTAACAATTTTGCAGGATTCAGAAAAGGTTCGGGATTTTGAACAAAAGCTTCAAAACTCAATCTCCTTGTCGCAATCGGCAACAATGCTATCGGAATCTATACATAAAAACTATACAAAAGGCCTTGAAAAACTCAAATCCAAGGATTCCGTTACTCTGGTTTCCTCGGGAAAACAACAAGAGATGCCCACTCAAGGAGTAGCCGAAGTTCTTTCAGTTACCGCGGCTAATTTTTTAAAGGACATGGAATTGGAGGAAGAGGTTTTTGGACCTTCAACCTTGCTGGTTCATGCAAAAGACAAAATAGAAGTACTTGCGATCGCCAAGAATTTGACAGGACATTTAACCGCCACGGTTCATGGAACTGAGGAGGATCTTCGTGAGTATTCAGATTTATTGAAAATCTTGGAAAGAAAAGTTGGAAGATTATTGATCAATGGTTTTCCCACGGGTGTCGAAGTGTGTCATAGCATGGTGCATGGGGGACCTTTTCCGGCTACTACTGATGCACGAATGACCTCCGTAGGTACTGCTGCAATTACAAGGTTTACAAGACCTTTTTGTTTTCAAAACTTTCCAGATTCCCTCCTTCCGGATGAATTAAAAACTGAAAATCCCTTAAAAATCTTTAGGGTTGAAAATGGAAAAACTGTAGTTCCCTAA
- a CDS encoding LacI family DNA-binding transcriptional regulator encodes MTNKKRTTIKDIADILKISAAAVSKALHDDPRISSKTKEAVRKVAKELNYQPNHLASALRRGKSNLVGVIVPRTNSNFFSSVIQNMEEVLNKEGYNIIMTQSNESFKKECDNIDTLLFTQVDGIIASMANETISLDFYKKIKSKGIPLILFDRGENDLNVDYIGIDDYASSHMIVEHLIEQGCKRIAHIGGYKHTRIFNNRIRGYVEAIKKNNLPLDNQLLIESSLTKEDGRAKMIQLLSLDNRPDAVYVAGDYAALGALQVLKENKIKVPSEIALVGFGNEPFTSLISPAITSVEQHSSEIGKLAAKTFLDRIKEPILKQTLNKIILDAELIVRDSSNRKDD; translated from the coding sequence TTGACAAATAAAAAAAGAACTACTATAAAAGACATCGCCGATATTTTAAAAATATCTGCTGCTGCGGTTTCCAAGGCATTACATGATGATCCACGTATTAGTTCAAAAACAAAAGAGGCTGTACGAAAGGTAGCCAAAGAACTGAATTATCAACCCAATCATTTGGCCAGTGCTTTGCGAAGGGGAAAAAGCAATCTGGTTGGTGTTATTGTTCCAAGAACAAACAGCAACTTCTTTTCTTCGGTAATACAGAATATGGAGGAGGTTTTAAACAAGGAGGGTTACAACATCATCATGACCCAATCCAATGAGTCTTTTAAAAAAGAATGCGATAATATAGATACCCTTTTATTTACCCAGGTTGATGGCATTATTGCTTCTATGGCCAATGAGACCATTAGCTTGGATTTTTATAAAAAAATAAAATCCAAAGGAATCCCGCTTATCTTATTTGATCGTGGTGAAAATGATTTGAATGTTGATTATATTGGTATTGATGATTATGCCAGTAGTCATATGATCGTTGAACATCTTATTGAACAAGGTTGCAAAAGAATTGCCCACATTGGTGGTTATAAGCATACTAGGATTTTCAACAATAGAATACGAGGTTATGTTGAAGCAATCAAAAAGAATAACTTGCCTTTGGATAATCAACTTTTAATTGAAAGTAGTCTTACCAAGGAAGATGGAAGGGCCAAAATGATTCAATTGTTGTCGTTGGATAATCGGCCAGATGCTGTTTACGTTGCTGGGGACTATGCCGCTCTTGGAGCACTGCAAGTATTAAAGGAAAACAAAATAAAGGTCCCCTCCGAAATTGCATTGGTAGGTTTTGGCAATGAACCTTTTACCTCATTAATTTCCCCTGCAATTACAAGTGTTGAGCAACATAGCTCTGAGATTGGAAAGTTGGCAGCAAAAACATTTTTAGATCGCATAAAGGAACCTATTTTAAAACAAACCTTGAACAAGATAATTCTTGATGCTGAACTTATTGTTAGGGATTCTTCTAATAGAAAGGACGACTAA
- a CDS encoding YHYH protein: MKTNPILIIALAFFTVFASCSDDADDLNEEETGDTDDIALTELPAAFAEFNSDAVDVYLSDNGTTITIETTGLPNHDTVYWGENNDGYIEEPDVRLTPSIISSNNNAVTITVDAVPDIDGSTVQTELGTIGIAISGSSLFNDQEGAGPLDEAAASLDWTGAHIGPGVYHYHLEPKAFSNDDDNLVGILLDGVFIYGRRDYPSNEYPTDLDASGGHFGPTPHNPDGEYHYHIINEIYSTTGSYVIFAGPYQGY, encoded by the coding sequence ATGAAAACGAATCCAATTTTAATAATAGCTCTGGCTTTTTTCACTGTATTTGCATCATGTTCAGATGATGCCGATGATTTGAATGAGGAGGAAACAGGAGATACGGACGATATAGCATTAACTGAACTGCCTGCAGCTTTTGCAGAGTTTAATAGTGATGCAGTAGATGTTTACCTCTCGGACAATGGTACAACTATTACTATAGAAACAACAGGTTTGCCCAACCATGATACAGTCTACTGGGGTGAAAACAATGATGGCTATATTGAAGAACCAGATGTAAGACTTACCCCGTCAATTATAAGCAGCAACAATAACGCTGTTACCATTACTGTTGATGCTGTTCCAGATATAGATGGTAGTACCGTACAGACAGAGTTAGGCACAATAGGAATAGCAATAAGTGGTTCTTCCCTATTCAATGATCAAGAAGGAGCAGGTCCCTTGGATGAAGCCGCCGCGAGTTTGGATTGGACCGGTGCACATATTGGGCCAGGGGTTTACCACTATCACCTTGAACCAAAAGCATTTTCTAACGACGATGATAATTTAGTTGGTATATTATTAGATGGTGTATTTATTTATGGAAGAAGAGATTATCCTTCAAATGAGTATCCAACAGATTTAGACGCATCAGGAGGGCATTTTGGACCTACTCCACATAATCCAGATGGAGAATATCACTATCATATAATAAATGAGATATACTCGACCACAGGTTCTTACGTTATTTTTGCCGGACCCTATCAAGGATATTAA
- a CDS encoding RNA polymerase sigma factor: protein MEDKQFLSDLKQQKQLAYNRLLDEYQSRVFNTCLSFVPNMEDAEDVAQEVFIEIYNSIDKFKGNSKLSTWIYRISVNKSLEFIRKKNTKKRFGFMQSITGNAIPVDKSSYFTEYNHPGVQLENKERNETLYRAINELPESQKVVFTLHKIDGLSYKEISEITKKSVSSIESLLFRAKKNLKNILTKFYKKEGW from the coding sequence TTGGAGGATAAACAATTTTTATCAGACCTTAAGCAGCAAAAACAGCTTGCCTATAATAGGTTGTTGGATGAGTATCAATCGAGGGTTTTCAATACTTGCCTATCGTTTGTGCCCAATATGGAAGATGCCGAAGATGTTGCCCAAGAGGTTTTCATAGAAATATATAATTCCATTGATAAGTTTAAGGGCAATTCAAAGCTATCCACATGGATTTATAGGATATCTGTAAATAAAAGCTTGGAATTTATACGAAAAAAGAATACAAAAAAACGTTTTGGTTTTATGCAGTCCATAACAGGGAATGCAATTCCGGTTGATAAATCTTCGTACTTCACAGAGTATAATCATCCGGGTGTTCAATTGGAGAACAAAGAAAGAAATGAGACACTGTATAGAGCAATAAATGAGCTTCCAGAATCTCAAAAAGTGGTTTTTACCTTACATAAAATAGATGGACTGAGCTATAAGGAAATAAGTGAAATTACCAAGAAAAGTGTTTCCTCAATTGAATCCTTATTATTTAGGGCAAAAAAGAACTTAAAAAATATTTTAACAAAATTTTACAAAAAAGAGGGTTGGTAG
- the rpe gene encoding ribulose-phosphate 3-epimerase: MSTKLVAPSLLAADFGNLQRDVEMVNQSDADWHHIDVMDGVFVPNISFGMPVIKSIAQHSTKILDVHLMIVDPDRYIKAFADLGANYLTVHYEACNHLHRTLQAIKNQGMKAGVALNPHTSVHLLEDIIQDIDLVCVMSVNPGFGGQSFIENTYQKVSELKNLIEKKNSNTLIEIDGGVNATNAKKLVDAGADVLVAGSFVFKSENPTETIKKLKEQIA, encoded by the coding sequence ATGAGCACAAAACTGGTAGCCCCTTCCCTATTAGCTGCTGATTTCGGAAACTTACAACGAGATGTTGAAATGGTCAACCAAAGTGATGCGGATTGGCACCATATTGATGTTATGGATGGTGTTTTTGTTCCCAACATTTCTTTTGGAATGCCAGTGATAAAATCCATTGCCCAACATTCAACAAAAATATTGGATGTACACCTAATGATTGTTGACCCGGATAGATATATAAAAGCATTTGCGGATTTGGGTGCCAATTATCTCACGGTGCATTACGAGGCCTGTAACCATTTGCACAGAACTTTGCAAGCCATAAAAAATCAAGGGATGAAAGCCGGGGTCGCGTTAAACCCACATACTTCCGTTCATTTACTGGAAGACATTATCCAAGATATAGATTTGGTCTGCGTTATGAGCGTGAATCCTGGTTTTGGAGGTCAATCCTTCATTGAAAACACCTATCAAAAAGTAAGTGAACTAAAGAATTTAATCGAAAAGAAAAATTCAAATACCCTTATTGAAATTGATGGCGGGGTAAACGCAACTAATGCCAAAAAATTAGTGGATGCCGGAGCCGATGTCTTAGTGGCGGGTAGTTTTGTCTTTAAAAGTGAAAATCCAACAGAGACCATCAAAAAACTTAAAGAACAGATTGCTTAA
- a CDS encoding SCO family protein, with product MKKLFIQKISGLTCFCLVMFIGFISCKKEIKKKSIKIVETSRVENLPYYDDESFTPKWIKPGSDEQKNFHKIPDFEFINQLGDTITKKTFDNKIYITDFFFTSCPGICPKMTSNMIKIQEEFRNDSEILLLSHSVTPSIDSVSVLKEYADGYGILDNKWHLVTGDKTEIYNLGRNHYFVENDLGEPKGVDDFLHTENFLLIDKNSHIRGIYNGLNRASMTQLIIDIKALKKEENGS from the coding sequence ATGAAAAAGTTGTTTATACAAAAAATTAGCGGACTTACTTGTTTCTGTCTTGTCATGTTTATAGGTTTTATAAGCTGTAAGAAGGAAATCAAGAAAAAAAGCATCAAAATCGTTGAAACCAGCCGAGTTGAAAACTTACCCTATTACGATGACGAATCCTTTACCCCAAAATGGATAAAACCTGGTAGCGATGAACAAAAAAACTTTCATAAAATACCAGATTTTGAGTTCATAAATCAACTAGGGGATACCATCACTAAAAAAACATTTGATAATAAAATATATATCACCGACTTCTTTTTTACAAGCTGTCCTGGCATTTGCCCCAAAATGACCAGCAACATGATTAAAATACAGGAGGAATTTAGGAACGACTCTGAAATTCTACTCCTCTCACATTCCGTAACCCCATCAATTGATTCAGTTTCCGTTTTAAAGGAATATGCAGATGGCTATGGCATACTGGACAATAAATGGCACTTGGTTACCGGAGACAAGACCGAAATATACAATTTGGGCAGGAATCATTACTTTGTTGAGAATGATTTGGGAGAGCCTAAGGGAGTTGATGATTTTCTACACACAGAAAACTTTTTACTGATTGATAAAAACAGTCATATCAGAGGCATTTATAATGGTCTGAACAGGGCGTCAATGACGCAGCTGATTATAGATATTAAAGCTCTAAAGAAAGAGGAAAATGGGAGTTAA
- a CDS encoding toxin-antitoxin system YwqK family antitoxin, translating into MKKITKISLVLLASIVLFCCEKKSQLKKESIANEKTVIANIEVLKDSLVLNGNEGNWYYKDQLFTGYAVKCHKNGSLRQKVGFYNGKKMGVAKIWFHNGILKVESHYNKNKLVDSYKAWWNNGVLASEANYENGKLHGIETKWYETGQLSKVRNLVNGKEQGLQQAWLRNGTLYVNYEAKNGRIFGMRRANLCYQLADEKVVYTKN; encoded by the coding sequence ATGAAGAAAATTACCAAAATATCTTTAGTATTGCTTGCAAGTATTGTTCTGTTTTGCTGTGAAAAAAAATCGCAGCTTAAAAAAGAAAGTATTGCAAACGAAAAGACAGTAATTGCAAACATTGAGGTTTTAAAAGACAGTCTTGTTCTAAACGGAAATGAAGGTAATTGGTATTACAAAGATCAACTTTTTACCGGTTATGCGGTAAAATGCCATAAGAATGGTTCGCTACGGCAAAAAGTTGGTTTTTATAATGGAAAAAAAATGGGAGTTGCGAAAATATGGTTTCACAATGGGATTTTAAAAGTTGAATCCCATTACAATAAAAATAAGCTTGTTGACAGTTACAAAGCCTGGTGGAACAATGGTGTCCTAGCTTCTGAGGCCAATTATGAGAATGGTAAACTCCATGGTATTGAGACAAAATGGTATGAAACAGGTCAATTGTCCAAAGTAAGAAATTTGGTGAATGGAAAGGAACAGGGCTTGCAACAGGCTTGGCTTAGAAATGGAACATTGTATGTAAATTACGAAGCAAAAAACGGAAGAATTTTTGGCATGAGACGTGCCAACCTATGTTATCAATTAGCAGATGAAAAAGTTGTTTATACAAAAAATTAG
- a CDS encoding bifunctional 4-hydroxy-2-oxoglutarate aldolase/2-dehydro-3-deoxy-phosphogluconate aldolase: MAQYSRIEVVKVMQETGMVPLFYHSDIELGKKVLKACYDGGARLMEFTARGDFAFEVFSELNKFAIKELPGMIMGVGSITDAGAASMFMQMGANFIVTPSLREDIAIVCNRRKVLWSPGCGSLTEINKAEELGCEVVKLFPGSTYGPGFVKAIRGPQPWTSVMPTGGVSTEESNLKGWFDAGVTCVGMGSKLISKTILEKKDYKGLEELVKNTLEIIQRLKA; encoded by the coding sequence ATGGCACAATATTCAAGAATAGAAGTAGTAAAAGTGATGCAGGAGACGGGGATGGTTCCTTTGTTCTATCACTCAGACATAGAATTGGGCAAAAAAGTACTAAAAGCCTGTTATGACGGTGGCGCACGGTTAATGGAATTTACGGCTAGGGGCGATTTTGCTTTTGAAGTATTCTCCGAGTTGAACAAATTTGCCATAAAAGAACTCCCTGGAATGATCATGGGAGTGGGCTCAATTACTGATGCGGGGGCAGCTTCCATGTTTATGCAGATGGGAGCTAATTTTATTGTTACCCCTTCACTTAGGGAAGATATTGCGATTGTCTGCAATCGGAGAAAGGTATTGTGGTCTCCAGGTTGTGGATCACTTACAGAAATCAATAAGGCTGAAGAACTAGGTTGTGAAGTTGTAAAATTGTTTCCGGGATCCACATATGGACCGGGCTTTGTTAAGGCAATTAGAGGACCACAGCCATGGACAAGTGTTATGCCTACGGGCGGTGTCAGCACTGAGGAAAGTAATTTAAAAGGGTGGTTCGATGCCGGGGTAACCTGTGTTGGAATGGGCTCAAAGTTAATCTCCAAGACAATCTTGGAAAAGAAAGACTACAAAGGTCTGGAAGAATTGGTTAAAAATACATTGGAAATAATACAAAGACTAAAAGCTTAA
- a CDS encoding sugar kinase, whose product MKKVVTFGEIMLRLAPQGFLRFSQASSFDVVYGGGESNVAVSLANYGVPVDFVTRLPKNDIGECAMMEMRKRGVGVDKIVYGGDRLGIYFLETGAVSRGSKVVYDRAHSAIAEIEKGMIDWKSVFEGVEWFHWTGITPAISQGAADECLEAVKVASEMGVTISTDLNYRAKLWNYGGDREAIMTELTSYCDIILGNEEDAEKHFGIKPEGLDITTQGEHVKAEAFLSVCKQMMKKFPRAKKVITTLRGSISASHNTWAGVLYDGETMFKSAEYQITDIVDRVGGGDSFMGGLIYGLLKYPEDDQNALNFAVAASCLKHTIKGDANLATVSEVEKLMGGDASGRVAR is encoded by the coding sequence ATGAAAAAAGTAGTAACTTTTGGTGAGATAATGCTGCGCTTGGCACCTCAAGGATTTTTAAGGTTTTCACAAGCATCAAGTTTTGATGTTGTATACGGAGGAGGTGAATCTAATGTAGCCGTCTCTTTGGCTAATTATGGTGTTCCCGTTGACTTTGTTACTCGGTTACCAAAAAATGATATTGGCGAATGTGCAATGATGGAGATGCGAAAAAGGGGAGTAGGAGTAGACAAGATTGTTTATGGCGGTGACCGTTTGGGAATATATTTTCTTGAAACCGGTGCAGTAAGTCGTGGAAGCAAAGTTGTTTATGACAGAGCCCATTCCGCAATTGCGGAAATTGAAAAGGGAATGATTGACTGGAAGTCAGTTTTTGAAGGAGTGGAATGGTTCCATTGGACCGGTATTACTCCAGCTATTTCCCAAGGTGCCGCAGATGAATGTTTGGAAGCGGTAAAAGTTGCTAGTGAAATGGGAGTTACGATTTCTACAGACCTTAATTACAGGGCTAAGCTTTGGAATTATGGTGGAGATCGTGAAGCAATTATGACCGAATTAACCTCATATTGTGATATTATACTGGGTAATGAAGAAGATGCAGAAAAGCATTTTGGAATCAAACCAGAAGGATTGGATATTACAACTCAAGGAGAACACGTAAAGGCGGAGGCGTTCTTATCGGTTTGTAAGCAGATGATGAAAAAATTTCCTCGCGCTAAAAAAGTGATAACAACCTTAAGAGGTTCTATTTCTGCTTCCCATAATACATGGGCAGGAGTTTTGTATGATGGGGAAACTATGTTCAAATCAGCAGAATACCAGATTACGGATATCGTTGACCGTGTTGGTGGTGGAGATTCTTTTATGGGTGGATTGATTTATGGATTGCTAAAATATCCTGAAGATGATCAAAATGCATTGAACTTTGCTGTTGCTGCTTCCTGTTTAAAGCATACCATAAAAGGAGATGCCAATTTGGCAACAGTATCAGAAGTTGAAAAATTAATGGGTGGAGATGCTTCCGGAAGGGTAGCTAGATAA
- a CDS encoding YpdA family putative bacillithiol disulfide reductase gives MQKFDVIIVGGGPIGIACGLEAKKQGLSFLIIEKGPIVNSLFNYPINMQFFSSSEKLEIDDIPFISKEAKPKRNEALEYYRRIVTSNQLNIHLFEKVTKVVKSDGSFSITTDKNQYVSKNIVVATGFYDIPNNLGVPGEDLPKVSHYYKDPHFYASQKLAVIGASNSAIDAALECYRKGADVSLIIRGLEVGQRVKYWVRPDIINRIEEGSIKAYYNAQVKEIKPTQLLIDTPDGPLTLENDFVLALTGYMPNFEFLEKLGIQLSLDEKRLPSYDPKTMESNIEGLYLAGVICGGMETHKWFIENSRIHAPIIMKSIKTKAE, from the coding sequence ATGCAGAAATTTGATGTTATTATTGTTGGAGGGGGTCCCATTGGTATTGCCTGTGGTCTGGAAGCAAAAAAACAAGGGCTTTCTTTTTTAATTATTGAAAAAGGACCTATTGTAAATTCACTTTTCAACTACCCCATAAACATGCAGTTTTTTTCTTCTTCTGAAAAACTGGAAATTGATGACATTCCCTTTATCAGCAAAGAAGCCAAACCCAAGCGTAATGAGGCTTTGGAATATTACAGGAGAATTGTTACTTCCAATCAACTAAACATACACCTATTTGAAAAAGTGACGAAGGTTGTAAAAAGTGATGGCTCTTTTTCCATAACAACGGATAAAAATCAATATGTATCAAAAAATATTGTAGTTGCCACTGGCTTCTATGATATACCCAACAATCTAGGTGTTCCTGGTGAGGATTTGCCTAAAGTCTCCCATTACTACAAAGACCCACACTTTTATGCGAGTCAAAAATTGGCTGTAATCGGGGCGAGTAATTCGGCTATTGATGCCGCTTTGGAATGCTATCGTAAGGGAGCGGATGTCAGCTTGATTATTAGAGGGCTTGAAGTAGGCCAACGTGTAAAATATTGGGTACGTCCAGATATTATAAACCGGATTGAGGAAGGAAGCATAAAGGCCTATTACAATGCCCAGGTAAAGGAAATTAAGCCTACCCAACTCCTCATTGATACTCCAGATGGCCCATTGACCTTAGAAAACGACTTTGTTCTGGCACTTACAGGTTATATGCCCAACTTTGAATTCTTGGAAAAACTGGGCATACAACTTTCGCTAGATGAAAAGCGGTTGCCCAGTTATGATCCAAAAACAATGGAATCCAATATTGAAGGGCTCTACCTTGCCGGAGTTATCTGTGGAGGAATGGAAACACATAAATGGTTTATTGAAAACTCCAGAATCCATGCCCCTATCATCATGAAGTCCATTAAAACCAAAGCAGAATAA
- a CDS encoding NRAMP family divalent metal transporter has product MEVKKSLLKKILGLILGFGPGIFAIGYTIGTGSVTSMIVAGSTYGMQLLWVLLLSCLFSGVLMYVYGNYALISGDTALYGFKKHIKGGKLIAILIIIGISFGQWNSLMGILGISANIIFEIFAIYFPGLRGSEYEMVLGIAIVVIAIMYGLLLIGKYTFFEKILVIFVSIMGLSFLISLFMVYPLPIEVAKGLIPSIPEVKGGKMLVAAFVGTTMAAATFLSRPLFVQGKGWTKANLGQQKKDAILAAILVFTISASIMAVACGALFHQGKPVTHVLDMVSTLEPVAGKFALTLFFFGTLSAGLSSIFPCLLIAPILVADYQSGKLDTNSKQFRIITAIACLFALIVPIFGANPIEMQILSQVFNVFVLPLVIIGIMLLINNKKIMGQHKASIWINIVLVLSLLFACIISYNGIMALGAYF; this is encoded by the coding sequence ATGGAGGTGAAAAAATCCCTATTAAAAAAAATACTTGGTCTAATATTAGGTTTTGGGCCAGGTATTTTTGCTATTGGATATACCATTGGCACCGGAAGCGTAACCTCAATGATTGTTGCAGGAAGCACCTATGGCATGCAATTGCTATGGGTACTCTTACTAAGCTGTCTTTTTTCTGGAGTTTTAATGTACGTTTATGGCAATTATGCCCTGATTTCAGGCGACACAGCCCTCTATGGTTTTAAAAAACACATTAAAGGCGGGAAACTCATTGCTATTCTAATAATAATAGGGATATCTTTTGGGCAATGGAATTCCCTGATGGGTATTTTAGGGATTTCCGCTAATATTATATTTGAAATATTTGCCATCTACTTTCCCGGGTTAAGAGGGTCCGAGTATGAAATGGTTTTAGGTATTGCCATTGTTGTAATTGCTATAATGTATGGTTTATTGCTTATTGGTAAGTATACGTTTTTCGAAAAGATTCTGGTGATTTTTGTGTCTATAATGGGATTATCCTTTTTAATATCCCTTTTTATGGTATATCCATTGCCCATTGAGGTTGCAAAAGGACTTATTCCGTCAATACCAGAAGTTAAAGGTGGTAAAATGCTCGTGGCCGCTTTTGTGGGTACTACCATGGCCGCAGCTACATTTCTCTCAAGACCGTTATTTGTTCAAGGTAAAGGTTGGACCAAAGCCAACCTTGGACAACAAAAAAAGGATGCAATTTTAGCGGCTATTTTGGTTTTCACTATAAGCGCTTCCATTATGGCAGTGGCATGTGGCGCTTTGTTCCATCAAGGTAAGCCGGTAACCCATGTTTTGGATATGGTTTCAACTCTGGAACCAGTTGCAGGTAAATTTGCATTGACATTATTTTTCTTTGGAACCCTCAGCGCCGGATTATCTTCAATTTTCCCATGTTTATTGATTGCTCCCATATTAGTTGCTGATTATCAATCCGGAAAATTGGATACCAATTCCAAGCAGTTTAGAATAATCACTGCAATAGCATGTTTATTTGCCTTGATTGTTCCGATCTTTGGAGCCAATCCAATAGAAATGCAAATTCTGTCCCAGGTATTTAATGTCTTTGTATTGCCTTTGGTCATTATAGGTATTATGCTCCTTATCAACAATAAGAAAATTATGGGTCAACATAAGGCGAGCATCTGGATAAATATTGTGTTGGTACTTTCCCTATTGTTTGCCTGTATTATTTCATACAATGGGATAATGGCACTGGGCGCTTACTTTTAG